The genomic stretch CCGCATTAGACTTGGGCAGTTCAGCTAAGAACTGCCAGGTGCTCCTTCGAAGTAACTCATTGGCAAATTCCAGCGTGGGAGGAAGTTATGTGGATTGAGGCATTACGGCGCGCGACGAAGATTGCCGCTACGGGCCTTGGATTGGCCTGCATCGCATTCGGCCAGTCCAGCGTTGCCACTATCACGGGAATTGTCAGCGATCAAAGCGGCGCGGCTGTACCCAGCGCCGAGGTGGTTTTGACCAACACGGCCACTGGTGTAGTCGTCCGCACCCAAAGCAATA from Clostridia bacterium encodes the following:
- a CDS encoding carboxypeptidase-like regulatory domain-containing protein, with translation MWIEALRRATKIAATGLGLACIAFGQSSVATITGIVSDQSGAAVPSAEVVLTNTATGVVVRTQSNTRGVGQRLQQASLVNDRLHHTSAISLRH